Proteins encoded by one window of Porphyromonas vaginalis:
- the xseA gene encoding exodeoxyribonuclease VII large subunit, with amino-acid sequence MSSLEMQASELVAKRYTLTELLSSLQRCIDRYYNRLYYVTGEVSGYRGRSQRGHCYFNLIDKTSDPLHPELGGGELSAQISAVIWSSRYNQIAQHFQQVTGQPLTDGIKILALVELKYDPRYGLQLDIQDIDPSYTLGEVARQRRETLQLLERMGLMERNKQHPMPRPLRRIAIISSPTAAGYQDFTRHLEESAVAPFIEKALFRATMQGKSAPQSIVAALERVRQHEMLFDLVVIIRGGGATADLGTFDDFGVARAVAEFSLPVWSGIGHDRDESVVDLVSHRAFKTPTAVATAVIDAWCAEYTLLEEAHQRLERSWLEARQTAQTGLERLAQLLRQTTLEQLHREERQMLLLREQLSVSPRTLLHNQHMLLESQRERLAGAARYLPKSYRHEWDTLLSLFRHRYASYLTAQLNEWQARQQSLQEQRKITTTQRTQIEHLAQIIRAMDPQTVLQRGYAIVHHKGDLVKSPSQLREGDDIELRLAEGTLSATLSQLKEL; translated from the coding sequence ATGTCTTCACTAGAGATGCAAGCCTCAGAGTTAGTAGCCAAGCGGTACACGCTGACCGAGCTACTGAGCTCGTTGCAGCGCTGCATTGATCGTTATTACAATCGGCTCTACTACGTGACGGGTGAGGTGAGTGGCTACCGTGGACGCAGCCAGCGGGGGCATTGCTACTTTAACCTAATAGATAAGACGTCGGACCCGCTGCACCCAGAGTTGGGTGGGGGAGAGCTATCGGCGCAGATTTCGGCTGTGATCTGGTCTAGCCGCTACAATCAGATCGCTCAGCACTTCCAGCAGGTGACGGGGCAGCCGCTCACGGACGGGATCAAGATATTGGCACTCGTGGAGCTCAAGTATGATCCACGCTATGGGCTGCAACTAGACATACAGGACATCGATCCGAGCTACACACTGGGCGAGGTGGCACGACAGCGACGTGAGACGCTCCAGCTCCTAGAGCGTATGGGGCTGATGGAGCGCAACAAGCAGCACCCGATGCCGAGACCTTTGCGACGCATCGCTATCATCTCCTCGCCGACGGCTGCTGGTTACCAAGACTTCACGAGACATCTGGAGGAGAGTGCGGTGGCTCCTTTTATAGAGAAAGCGCTCTTTCGAGCCACGATGCAGGGCAAAAGTGCGCCGCAGTCTATCGTTGCAGCACTCGAAAGGGTGCGCCAGCACGAGATGCTCTTTGACCTTGTGGTCATCATACGAGGCGGGGGAGCTACGGCTGATTTGGGCACCTTCGATGACTTCGGAGTAGCTCGTGCGGTGGCGGAGTTTTCCCTCCCTGTGTGGAGCGGCATTGGGCACGATCGGGACGAGAGCGTCGTGGACTTAGTTTCGCACAGAGCCTTCAAAACCCCTACGGCAGTGGCTACCGCTGTGATCGATGCTTGGTGCGCAGAGTACACGCTCCTCGAGGAGGCGCATCAGCGACTGGAGCGATCTTGGCTGGAGGCGAGACAGACGGCGCAGACGGGGCTGGAACGCTTGGCTCAGCTACTCCGCCAGACGACGCTAGAGCAGCTACACCGTGAGGAGCGCCAGATGCTATTGTTACGCGAGCAACTCTCCGTCTCTCCTCGTACGCTACTGCACAATCAGCATATGCTACTGGAGTCACAACGAGAGCGCTTGGCTGGCGCTGCGCGTTATCTGCCGAAGAGCTATCGGCACGAGTGGGATACGCTCTTGAGTCTCTTTAGGCATCGCTATGCGAGTTACCTCACGGCTCAGCTCAACGAGTGGCAAGCTAGACAGCAGAGCCTGCAGGAGCAGCGCAAGATTACGACCACACAGCGCACGCAGATAGAGCATCTAGCGCAGATCATCCGAGCGATGGACCCGCAGACGGTCCTGCAGCGTGGCTACGCTATCGTGCACCACAAGGGCGACCTGGTCAAAAGCCCCTCGCAGCTTCGTGAGGGCGACGACATAGAGCTTCGCCTAGCTGAGGGTACGCTCTCGGCTACGCTAAGTCAGTTGAAAGAACTATAA
- the ruvB gene encoding Holliday junction branch migration DNA helicase RuvB, translating into MNGDPFDIREERTPPQSLSDLQQEEQLRPSYFDSFRGQGHVVDNLKVFVEAARRRDEALDHVLLYGPPGLGKTTLSHIISHELGVGMKITSGPVLEKAGDLAGLLTSLEPRDVLFIDEIHRLSHTVEEYLYSAMEDFRIDLMIDKGPGARSIQIDLNPFTLVGATTRSGLLTAPLRDRFGINLHLEYYDVDTLTDIVLRSARILEVPCEEEAARGIALRSRGTPRIANALLKRVRDFAQVKGNGVIDSNITTVALEALHIDKHGLDHTDHKLLKTIIDKFDGGPVGLTTIATAMGEDPGTIEDVYEPFLIQEGFIQRTRTGRQATRLAYAHLGRTYRQDLPPEVSLFD; encoded by the coding sequence ATGAACGGAGATCCATTTGATATACGCGAGGAGCGTACGCCCCCGCAGAGTTTGTCTGACCTGCAGCAGGAGGAGCAGTTGCGCCCCTCCTACTTCGACAGTTTCCGAGGTCAGGGACATGTTGTGGACAATCTGAAGGTCTTCGTCGAGGCGGCTCGTCGCCGTGACGAAGCACTCGACCACGTCCTCCTCTATGGTCCTCCAGGACTGGGCAAGACGACCCTCTCGCACATCATCTCGCACGAGCTAGGGGTCGGCATGAAGATTACTTCGGGGCCTGTCTTGGAGAAGGCGGGAGACTTAGCGGGATTGCTCACTTCGTTAGAGCCTCGTGACGTGCTTTTTATCGATGAGATCCATCGCTTGAGCCATACTGTGGAGGAGTATCTCTACTCGGCTATGGAGGACTTTCGGATTGATCTGATGATCGACAAAGGGCCAGGAGCGCGCTCCATACAGATAGACCTCAACCCCTTTACACTAGTGGGGGCGACCACGCGTAGCGGTCTGCTGACGGCTCCGCTGCGGGACCGCTTTGGCATCAACCTACATCTAGAGTACTACGACGTGGATACGCTCACGGACATCGTACTGCGCTCAGCTCGCATACTAGAGGTGCCGTGCGAGGAGGAGGCCGCTCGGGGTATCGCGCTGCGTAGTCGTGGCACGCCTCGTATCGCCAATGCGCTCCTGAAGCGGGTGCGAGACTTTGCACAGGTCAAGGGCAACGGGGTGATCGATAGCAATATTACGACGGTGGCACTCGAAGCGCTGCACATAGATAAGCATGGACTGGATCATACGGATCACAAGCTGCTGAAGACCATCATCGACAAGTTTGACGGAGGACCCGTCGGGCTAACCACCATAGCCACGGCGATGGGCGAGGACCCTGGTACGATCGAGGATGTGTATGAGCCGTTTCTCATTCAGGAGGGCTTCATACAGCGTACCCGTACAGGACGGCAGGCAACACGCTTGGCGTATGCTCACTTGGGGCGTACCTATCGACAGGATTTGCCTCCAGAGGTATCGCTCTTTGACTAA
- a CDS encoding MATE family efflux transporter: MTQTDTINFTQGPIRKQLLRLAAPIVATSFVQMAYNFTDMAWLGRLGSREVAAVGVIGVLLWIATSIAQLTKISAEVCVSQSLGARDKPLAIKFARHCTTWALIVGTLLALVYLFFGSPIVGVYNLETDVHQMALNYLRIVLIGLPGYFLTLAMSGIYNAHGRSMTPFKINSLGLLFNMILDPLLIFVCHLGVIGAALATLLSQLAVCSILYYRMQHRDKILDGSSIVTKLAGEQSRRIFAIGVPVVLLNSLFALISIFMGRLASEQGGAIGVAVMTTGGQLEGVTWNACQGFCTALATFVGHNYAARQFDRVWRGYKTTILMTLSIGLFGTLLFLFLGEAFFALIVPDPETYIEGGRYLYIASFSQLFIMAEITTQGLFYGVGRSKTPAIISIVGNLLRIPLALLLIYLGWGLPAVWWAISLSSIGKGITAIIVLLIKRNKLTPTSLAA, from the coding sequence GTGACCCAAACAGATACTATCAACTTCACTCAAGGACCGATCCGTAAGCAGTTGCTGCGACTGGCGGCTCCGATCGTCGCCACCTCGTTTGTCCAGATGGCGTACAACTTCACCGACATGGCGTGGCTCGGACGTCTCGGCAGTCGTGAGGTGGCCGCCGTCGGCGTCATCGGGGTGCTCCTATGGATTGCCACCTCGATCGCTCAGCTCACCAAGATCAGTGCCGAGGTATGCGTCTCGCAGAGCCTCGGAGCGCGCGATAAACCTTTGGCGATCAAATTCGCCCGCCACTGTACCACCTGGGCGCTCATCGTCGGGACTCTCCTGGCACTCGTCTACCTATTCTTTGGCTCTCCCATCGTGGGCGTCTACAATCTAGAGACAGATGTGCACCAGATGGCACTGAACTACCTGCGCATCGTGTTGATTGGCTTGCCAGGCTACTTCCTGACGCTCGCCATGAGTGGCATTTACAATGCGCATGGACGGAGCATGACCCCATTCAAGATCAATTCGCTGGGGTTACTCTTCAACATGATCCTCGACCCGCTACTCATCTTCGTCTGTCATCTAGGAGTCATCGGAGCAGCCCTCGCCACACTCCTCTCTCAGCTGGCCGTCTGCTCTATCCTCTACTATCGCATGCAGCACCGAGACAAGATACTTGACGGGAGCTCTATCGTGACCAAGCTCGCGGGAGAGCAGAGCCGACGCATCTTCGCTATCGGCGTACCGGTGGTGCTGCTCAACTCTCTCTTTGCGCTGATCAGCATATTTATGGGTCGCTTAGCCTCTGAGCAGGGTGGTGCTATCGGTGTGGCGGTCATGACGACGGGCGGACAGCTAGAGGGCGTGACGTGGAATGCGTGCCAAGGCTTTTGCACTGCCCTAGCGACCTTCGTGGGGCACAACTATGCGGCACGTCAGTTTGACCGAGTATGGCGTGGCTACAAGACGACGATCCTCATGACGCTATCGATAGGTCTCTTCGGGACGCTACTCTTCCTCTTCCTGGGCGAAGCCTTTTTTGCGCTGATTGTGCCAGATCCTGAGACCTATATTGAGGGCGGACGATACCTTTACATCGCCAGCTTCTCCCAGCTCTTTATCATGGCGGAGATTACGACGCAGGGGCTATTTTACGGTGTAGGACGAAGCAAAACGCCAGCCATAATCAGCATCGTGGGCAATCTGCTACGCATACCGCTAGCACTCCTACTGATCTACCTAGGATGGGGACTACCTGCCGTCTGGTGGGCTATCTCCCTCTCATCGATCGGCAAGGGTATCACCGCCATCATCGTACTACTCATCAAGAGAAACAAACTAACCCCAACGAGCTTAGCCGCTTAA
- the prmA gene encoding 50S ribosomal protein L11 methyltransferase, with protein sequence MYHHYTFTTEQLGETEWAMPLLAQTLADWGFESFQEEPGKGLLNAYISDDAWQESHDVATQLATDAGVLTLYNIEWHYRQSVASSGDWLAAWRSTTFEPISLRGRMLVTTPELAPSSQTHELQLLIEAYNSFGSGEHHTTRMILEHLLDYDVTGAQVIDMGCGTGILGIAALLLGAGSLVAIDISSECVTNTLHNLQLNGFASSERISVLHGDAAQLSAYPSKADLLFANIHRNIILEDLPHYVAAVLSGGEVWLSGFLLSDRTAIYQALEAVKLAVVDEATSEEWLFVRSRKG encoded by the coding sequence ATGTACCACCACTACACCTTTACTACAGAGCAACTCGGAGAGACGGAATGGGCGATGCCTCTACTCGCTCAGACGTTAGCCGACTGGGGCTTCGAAAGCTTTCAGGAGGAGCCAGGCAAGGGGCTGCTTAACGCCTACATATCCGATGACGCTTGGCAGGAGAGCCACGACGTTGCCACACAACTTGCCACGGATGCGGGCGTCTTGACACTATATAATATAGAGTGGCACTATCGCCAGTCAGTAGCCTCCTCAGGTGACTGGCTAGCAGCGTGGCGCAGTACGACCTTTGAGCCGATATCTCTACGGGGGCGCATGCTGGTCACCACGCCTGAGCTGGCACCAAGCTCACAAACGCATGAACTACAACTGCTCATCGAGGCGTACAATTCGTTTGGCTCGGGCGAGCACCACACGACACGGATGATCCTGGAGCATCTACTCGATTACGATGTGACAGGCGCTCAGGTGATCGACATGGGGTGCGGTACGGGCATCCTCGGCATAGCAGCTCTGCTACTCGGTGCTGGCTCGCTCGTAGCGATAGACATCTCGTCTGAGTGCGTGACCAATACGCTACACAACCTCCAGCTCAACGGCTTCGCATCCTCGGAGCGGATCAGCGTACTGCATGGTGACGCTGCGCAACTCTCCGCCTACCCCAGCAAGGCGGATCTGCTCTTTGCCAATATACACCGCAACATCATCCTAGAGGATCTGCCCCACTACGTAGCGGCTGTACTATCAGGCGGCGAGGTCTGGCTCAGTGGCTTCCTCCTCTCCGACCGCACGGCTATCTACCAAGCCTTAGAGGCTGTGAAACTAGCGGTCGTTGATGAAGCTACCTCCGAGGAGTGGCTCTTCGTGCGTAGCCGCAAAGGGTGA
- the gyrB gene encoding DNA topoisomerase (ATP-hydrolyzing) subunit B has product MSEQEKDIMTTPQDKGAYSASSIQVLEGLEAVRKRPAMYIGDISEKGLHHLVYEVVDNSIDEALAGYCTEVLVEILPDNSIQVTDNGRGIPVDMHAKEGKSALEVVMTVLHAGGKFDKGSYKVSGGLHGVGVSCVNALSESLIAEVHRDGKIYRQEYSRGKPLTGVEVVGKADDTGTRITFKPDDTIFRETVYSSDTLSHRLRELSYLNAGLHLKLIDHRVHDEEGQTKSWVFYSENGLSEFVRYVDGAKESLIHDVIHHTTEKQGVPVEVALTYNTSYQENVYTYVNDIHTIEGGTHLTGFRRGLTRTLKKYATDSHLLDKIKEEISGDDFREGLTAIVSVKVAEPQFEGQTKTKLGNSEIVGVVDAAVSEALEIYLEEHPTEAKLIVDKVILAAQARHAARRARELVQRKSPLTGGGLPGKLADCSSKDPSECELFIVEGDSAGGTAKQGRDSKYQAILPLRGKILNVEKAMQHRILDNAEIKNIYTALGVTVGTEEDSKALNLSKLRYHKIIIMTDADVDGAHIATLILTFFFRNMRPLIENGYVYIANPPLYLCKKDRIEEYCWTDEQKADFVTKYGQGQENRIKIQRYKGLGEMNDVQLWDTTMNPQTRTLRQVTIDNLASADSVFSMLMSEDVEPRREFIEENATYANIDA; this is encoded by the coding sequence ATGAGCGAACAAGAGAAAGACATAATGACTACACCTCAGGATAAAGGTGCTTACTCAGCCAGTAGCATACAGGTACTCGAAGGACTAGAGGCGGTGCGCAAGCGTCCCGCCATGTATATCGGAGACATCAGCGAGAAGGGACTCCACCACCTTGTCTACGAGGTGGTCGACAACTCTATCGATGAGGCTCTGGCAGGTTACTGTACCGAGGTACTGGTGGAGATCCTACCAGACAACTCAATCCAAGTGACCGACAATGGTCGTGGTATCCCTGTCGATATGCACGCCAAGGAGGGCAAGAGTGCCCTCGAGGTGGTCATGACGGTACTGCACGCTGGTGGTAAGTTTGACAAAGGTTCTTACAAGGTGTCAGGAGGTCTCCACGGTGTGGGTGTCTCCTGCGTTAATGCGCTCTCCGAGTCACTCATTGCCGAGGTACATCGTGACGGTAAGATCTATCGTCAGGAGTACAGCCGTGGTAAGCCTCTGACGGGCGTTGAGGTGGTTGGTAAAGCCGATGATACAGGTACGCGTATCACCTTCAAGCCTGACGACACGATCTTTCGTGAGACAGTATATAGTAGTGACACGCTCTCACACCGTCTGCGTGAGCTATCCTATCTAAATGCGGGTCTGCACCTTAAGCTCATTGACCACAGAGTGCACGATGAGGAGGGACAGACTAAGTCTTGGGTCTTCTACTCGGAGAATGGACTGAGCGAGTTCGTTCGCTACGTAGATGGTGCTAAGGAGTCGCTCATCCATGACGTCATCCATCATACGACAGAGAAGCAGGGCGTACCCGTCGAGGTGGCGCTGACCTACAACACTTCTTATCAGGAGAACGTCTACACCTACGTCAATGACATTCACACCATCGAGGGCGGTACGCACTTGACAGGCTTCCGCCGTGGACTGACCCGCACGCTCAAGAAGTATGCGACCGACTCGCACCTCCTCGACAAAATCAAGGAGGAGATCTCGGGCGATGACTTCCGTGAGGGCTTGACCGCTATCGTCAGTGTCAAGGTCGCTGAGCCACAATTTGAGGGACAGACGAAGACGAAGCTCGGAAACAGCGAGATCGTTGGTGTCGTCGATGCAGCCGTCAGCGAGGCTCTAGAGATCTACCTCGAGGAGCACCCCACAGAGGCTAAGCTCATCGTTGACAAGGTCATCCTAGCAGCCCAAGCACGTCACGCAGCACGCCGAGCTCGTGAGTTGGTACAGCGTAAGTCGCCCCTCACAGGCGGTGGGCTACCTGGCAAGCTCGCTGACTGCTCGAGTAAAGATCCTAGCGAATGCGAGCTATTCATCGTGGAGGGAGACTCCGCAGGTGGTACTGCCAAGCAGGGACGCGACAGCAAGTATCAGGCGATCCTCCCCTTGCGTGGTAAGATCCTCAACGTGGAGAAGGCTATGCAGCACCGCATCCTAGACAATGCGGAGATCAAGAACATCTACACAGCCCTTGGCGTGACGGTCGGCACAGAGGAAGACTCCAAGGCGCTCAACCTCTCCAAGCTTCGCTACCACAAGATCATCATCATGACCGATGCCGATGTCGATGGTGCGCACATTGCGACGCTGATCCTCACCTTCTTCTTCCGCAATATGCGTCCGCTCATTGAGAACGGCTACGTCTACATTGCCAATCCACCCCTCTACCTCTGCAAGAAAGACCGCATCGAAGAGTACTGCTGGACAGACGAGCAGAAGGCTGACTTCGTCACTAAGTATGGTCAGGGACAGGAGAACCGCATCAAGATACAGCGATACAAAGGTCTCGGTGAGATGAACGACGTACAGCTCTGGGACACGACGATGAATCCGCAGACGCGTACCCTACGCCAGGTGACCATAGACAACCTCGCGAGCGCCGACTCGGTCTTCTCCATGCTCATGAGCGAAGATGTCGAGCCACGACGCGAGTTCATCGAGGAGAACGCTACCTACGCCAACATTGACGCCTAG
- a CDS encoding glycosyltransferase family 2 protein produces MKTKRVAALTMVRNDDFYLRKWTAYYGRELGEEHLYIYLDGKDQPLPDWCPQATVVAVDKIQGQVVSAEKERLAFLSERAKELLTTGGYDLVIGVDADEILVVDPLVGMGLKEYLSQRPIGVSVSGLGVDVGQHLEQEGDIREDLPFLQQRHYARLSTRYTKPCVIAQPVIWGSGFHRIKGHNFTIDPQLYLFHFGYFDMKRIEARFADPDRREAGWTKHIAKRSKTIQQVTNHKARPWDSTARLARTLQTYIRPPYAWNKPAMLGLCLIVEIPERFRNIV; encoded by the coding sequence ATGAAGACCAAGCGTGTCGCAGCCCTGACCATGGTGCGCAATGATGACTTCTATCTGCGCAAGTGGACAGCCTACTACGGCCGAGAGCTCGGTGAGGAGCATCTCTACATCTATCTAGATGGCAAGGATCAGCCCCTACCCGATTGGTGTCCTCAAGCTACGGTCGTGGCGGTAGATAAGATCCAGGGGCAGGTAGTCTCTGCCGAAAAGGAGCGACTAGCCTTCCTCTCTGAGCGTGCTAAGGAGCTACTCACCACAGGAGGCTACGATCTCGTCATCGGAGTCGATGCCGACGAGATACTCGTCGTCGACCCGCTCGTTGGGATGGGACTCAAGGAGTACCTAAGCCAGCGTCCTATAGGTGTCAGTGTCTCGGGACTGGGCGTCGATGTGGGGCAGCATCTTGAGCAGGAGGGAGACATTCGAGAGGATCTGCCCTTCCTCCAGCAGCGTCACTATGCGCGACTATCGACACGATACACCAAGCCATGCGTCATCGCACAGCCAGTCATCTGGGGATCAGGCTTTCATCGCATCAAGGGACACAACTTTACCATCGATCCGCAGCTCTACCTCTTTCACTTTGGCTACTTCGACATGAAGCGTATCGAGGCGCGCTTTGCCGATCCAGACCGACGAGAGGCTGGCTGGACCAAGCATATCGCCAAGCGGTCGAAGACCATCCAGCAGGTGACCAACCATAAGGCTCGTCCGTGGGACTCCACCGCACGCCTAGCTCGCACACTCCAGACCTATATACGTCCTCCCTATGCGTGGAATAAGCCCGCCATGCTGGGGCTCTGTCTCATCGTCGAAATCCCTGAGCGCTTTCGCAATATCGTCTGA
- a CDS encoding glycosyltransferase family 2 protein, translating to MPKISVIIPIYNVEKYLRRCLDSVVAQTFTDWEAICVNDGSPDNSAQILAEYAERDSRFKIVNKENGGLSDARNAGMAVAKGTFVNFLDSDDLIHPQTFEIAYALIQQEDADIVSWYKDPLFRPRLLVRHALGFDIDKTMPRGLKRRFTLDKVKYHTTDDVFAHVTEYSHTKIENPIKHFYVWRHLLRRSLVEDVPFLKGVIFEDFPWWSEVILKNPRTVITDLPFYYYFPNIGSIDRSSSRTKKVKNWIKGLEHTYQLYEQRATPYQKEHWQRECMWAMINNRIAYKLEQRITDPTDRQELARDLDKLNKLGVFDHPFTIEGVKAHQRILRFIDQYQ from the coding sequence ATGCCTAAGATCTCCGTCATCATCCCTATATATAATGTAGAGAAGTACCTGCGACGCTGTCTAGACAGTGTCGTGGCGCAGACCTTCACCGACTGGGAGGCTATCTGTGTCAATGATGGGAGCCCTGACAATAGTGCGCAGATCTTAGCCGAGTACGCTGAGAGAGACTCGCGCTTTAAGATTGTGAATAAAGAGAATGGCGGACTTTCAGACGCTCGCAACGCCGGCATGGCCGTTGCTAAGGGCACTTTCGTCAACTTCCTGGATTCAGACGATCTGATCCATCCACAGACCTTTGAGATCGCCTACGCTTTGATCCAGCAAGAGGATGCCGATATCGTCTCTTGGTACAAAGACCCACTCTTTCGTCCTCGCCTCCTCGTGCGTCATGCGCTAGGCTTTGACATTGATAAGACGATGCCTCGTGGTCTCAAGAGACGCTTCACGCTAGACAAGGTGAAGTATCACACGACCGATGATGTCTTCGCTCACGTCACGGAGTACAGCCATACGAAGATCGAGAACCCGATCAAGCACTTCTACGTCTGGCGTCACTTGCTTCGTAGGAGCCTCGTGGAGGATGTCCCCTTTCTCAAAGGAGTGATCTTCGAAGACTTCCCCTGGTGGAGTGAGGTGATCCTCAAGAATCCCCGAACGGTCATCACCGATCTGCCCTTTTACTACTACTTCCCCAACATCGGATCGATAGACCGTTCCTCTAGTCGGACTAAGAAGGTCAAGAACTGGATCAAAGGCTTGGAGCACACCTATCAGCTCTATGAGCAGCGAGCTACGCCCTACCAGAAGGAGCATTGGCAGCGTGAGTGTATGTGGGCTATGATCAATAATCGTATCGCCTACAAGTTAGAGCAACGCATCACCGACCCTACTGATCGTCAGGAGCTGGCTCGAGATCTGGATAAGCTGAACAAGCTGGGGGTCTTTGACCATCCCTTTACGATCGAAGGTGTCAAAGCTCATCAGCGCATCCTGCGCTTTATCGATCAATATCAGTAG
- a CDS encoding glycosyltransferase: MNIAFFNWYAIDLLFSGIEKVSHRVATALEQRGHHLCYVCVDSWGKTALKQNTLILPNPSKINSEENRIALSNFLRSHDVSILVSHSAYSRRLAVMLREATDEAGAKLVQVLHTTPDSYHYRYWSHKVVNWVVRAFMNRKWGNSWQKIYDLSDAFVVLCQPSADFIAQIAHIKDTSKFAVIHNANTYLPTELAPAYDKEPIVLYVGRLVKGKGIEHIPAIWRQVSAAHPDWRLVVLGDGPYRATLEQAQLEHCDILGTQEPKPYYEQAAISILTSDAEGWSMVLTEAMQHGVVPVAFDSFLATGVVLDEGRAGVLVPPFDLNLFAQEVSSLIADSDRRRAMAAHAREYVQTFDIDHIITDWERLFERLS; the protein is encoded by the coding sequence ATGAACATAGCTTTCTTCAATTGGTATGCGATCGATCTGCTCTTTAGTGGCATCGAGAAGGTCTCTCATCGTGTAGCCACAGCTCTGGAGCAGCGAGGACATCATCTCTGCTACGTATGTGTGGATAGCTGGGGTAAGACCGCTCTCAAGCAAAACACCCTCATACTCCCCAATCCCTCTAAGATCAATTCGGAGGAAAACCGCATCGCCCTCAGCAACTTCCTGCGCTCCCACGACGTCTCCATCTTAGTCTCACACTCTGCTTATAGTCGTAGACTAGCAGTTATGCTCCGCGAGGCGACCGATGAGGCAGGAGCCAAGCTCGTACAGGTACTACACACTACCCCCGACTCGTATCACTACCGATACTGGAGCCACAAAGTGGTCAACTGGGTCGTCAGAGCCTTTATGAATCGCAAGTGGGGCAACTCTTGGCAAAAGATCTACGATCTCTCCGATGCTTTTGTTGTGCTGTGCCAGCCTAGTGCTGACTTCATCGCACAGATTGCTCACATCAAGGACACCTCGAAGTTTGCCGTCATACACAACGCCAATACGTATCTCCCTACGGAGCTAGCCCCTGCCTATGACAAGGAGCCTATCGTACTCTACGTGGGTCGTCTCGTCAAGGGCAAAGGTATCGAGCACATCCCCGCCATCTGGCGACAAGTCTCAGCAGCGCATCCCGACTGGCGACTGGTCGTACTCGGCGATGGCCCCTATCGTGCTACGCTAGAGCAGGCACAGTTAGAGCACTGTGACATCTTAGGCACGCAAGAGCCTAAGCCATACTACGAGCAGGCTGCTATCTCTATCTTAACCAGTGACGCTGAGGGGTGGTCGATGGTTCTCACCGAGGCCATGCAGCACGGGGTCGTACCCGTCGCTTTTGACTCCTTTCTAGCCACGGGGGTAGTCCTAGACGAGGGGCGTGCTGGCGTGCTGGTGCCTCCATTTGACCTTAACCTCTTTGCTCAGGAGGTCTCCTCGCTGATAGCTGATAGCGATAGACGCAGAGCTATGGCAGCACACGCTAGAGAGTATGTGCAGACCTTTGATATAGACCATATTATTACAGACTGGGAGAGACTCTTTGAGAGATTGTCATAA